The Pseudomonas sp. HOU2 DNA window GGTCGCGCAACCGGTGCTCAACCGCGTCGATAACAGCCGCCTGCGCGTGTACGGCACGTTGCTGATCCAGCTGGAGGAAACGCTGCTGCTTTATCTGCCCGCGCACCCGCAACCGTTGATGCGTTTTCAACAGCAGACCGCGCTTGAACGCTGGTTGATTGACCAGCACCCGGATCCGCTACGCATCACCTCGCTGGACTTCATCGAGTTCGGTAGCGATCCGCTCACACGCGGATTTGAACCACTGATGTCCTCATCGGCAAGCACTGGTGCCAGTCGGGCCGCGCTCGACAAATTGTTTCCGGTCGCGCCCACCCGGCCAGAGAGTGCCGGGCCAACCGCCAGTGAGGTCGCGCCCTTCGGCCTGCTGGTTGCCGACATTCCCCTGGACCTGCGTCTGCAGACGCTGGCGCTTGAACAGCGTGCGCTTGACCGATTGTTCGGCGACGCCGATCCGGACAGCCCGCAACGTCAACAACAGAGACAACGACTCGACGCCTTGAACGCGGCCCGGCAAGCCAGTCATGACGCGGCATCGGCCCTGCTCGACAGCCATCATCCGTTGACGATGCTCGAATTGCGCCATGCCACAAACGTGCATTACCAGGCCCTGCTGGAGGCCCGCGTCGCGGGGTTGCGCGCCGAAGTCGAAGTGCAACGGGCGCTGGAGCAACTGTCCGTCGAGGAGCATCGGCTTGTCATCGCGATGCTCGACGCGCCCGAGCGCAACCTGCCGACAGCGGACGGGGTCATCGCGCGCGTATCGTTGGCGGCGACAGATGAGGGCGCTACCGCCGTCGAGGAGCTGCATGGTGTGCTGATCATCGCGACAACTGCGGCGCTGGCCCCCGGTTCGACTGACAGCCTGCTGCTTTACTGGCCCGGCCAGTTCGGCGGCCTGCAACGTTTTGCTTCGCGGGCGGCGCTGGAGCAGGACCTGTTCAAACGCTCGCCCGGCGATGGCGGGCTGACCCTGCACCTGACCCCGCTCACGGTTGACCCGCTCGTCTGGTCCCTCGATCAGCAGCTTTATCTGTGCGAACGGCAGGCCGCGCAGATTCTGCGCGATAATCCGCTGCCCGAACGGGCCGACGAGCGTCGGGCCGAAATGGAAAAGCTGCGCGAACAACACCTGCCGCGCCTGACCGTACCGATCGCGCAGGCCCGTGAGCGGGCATTTGCCGAACGTCAGGCGCAAGACCACAGCGCCGCGCTGGCCGGTAGCCTGCCCGGGTGGTTTGACAACCTGGACACTGCGCAACGTGCGCAGATCAAAGCGCTGATCAACCGCTACCTCGGCGCCATGCAACGCGCTCATGCCTTGCTCGAACGGGAATTGCCGCCACGTCAGGCCTTCGCCGAAAAGCGTATCGACGCTCGTTTGCGCGCAGACTTCGCGCTCAAACAACGGGTGAGTGTGAGTCTCGAGCTGCCCGACTCGACTTTCTGGCGTAGAACCGTGATGGAAGCCCCCGGGCCCGGCACGCCGCAACGCAACATCCTGACCGCGAGCGACAAGCGCAGTGTCGTCCCTCTCGAACAACTGGCACAGGACAATGTCGATCAGGACATGTGGTGGCGCCTGTCGTTCATGCAGGCCAGGATCAGCGCCGAGGACCCAAGTGATCGGCAGAGCCTCGAAGCCGGGCTCAACCCGGTCTATTTGCGCAAACTGGTAACGGAACTGGATCTGCCCGGACGTTACGAAGAACTGATTCGCCTGGCGTTTTTCGGCGCGCCGGAAGAACCGGCGTTTCAGCAGGCCTGGCGCCGCGAATGCCTGAGTGAACCATGGCGGCTGATGCTCCGCTTGCAAGGCGAATTCGCTTTGCTGCAACGGCACATCGACAGTGCCGGCCACGCTGTGCTGAAGGTCGCCATCGAGGCGACTACATCTCGGGCGTATGCCGCCGACGGACAACGCATTGCGCTGCTGCCGGCGCACCTGACCGTCGGTGGAGAGGACACCGCGCATCAGGGGACGAGCACGCTCGCGGGGGTCACGTTCATTGTCGAGCAAACCAGTGGCCTGACCCTGCTGTACCTGCCCGACAGCACCGACGCCATCTTCCTGCGTCAGTACGAAACGCTGGAACTGGCGCGGATGGATCTGTTCAGGCGTTGTGTGGACAGCAAAATGGTCAATTACCTGGCCGGACGCGCCGTGAGTGGCGATTTTGCCAGTCATGTCAGCCGGATCAACCAGGCTCAGCTGCGCAATTTCGATGCACTGATCGGCGTCGGGATGGCCTGGCCGGCGACCACCTCGCTGGCCATTCACCTGTTGAACGTGCACATGGGCCGACTACTGGAGGCCCATCGCGGCAGTTCGCGTTCCAACGATGCGTTGTATCTGGAGCGCTGTGCACTGAAATCCGGGGCGTTGTTCAACTACCTGAAAATGGCCATCGGCATGTTGCCGTTCGTGGGCGCGGCCGTGGCCCTGTATGACGCCTGGAACAGCGCCAATCTGGCCGTCGCGGCGTTCTTGCGGGGCGAGCTCGGGCATGGGCTGGCGGAGGTAGAGGCGGTGCTGCTGTCATTGATCGACGCGGCAATGGATGTGCTTCCCGGATCAGTCTCGGTCCCCGCAGCCGCACGCCTGGCCACCCGTCAGCGGCAACGCGCAGCCTTGGGCAGATCCGCCGCGATACCGACATCCTGGCAATGGACCAGGCAGTCACTCGAACGCTTCAAGGGTTACGAGTACGAACACGAGATTTCCCTCGCCGGCCTGCACCCCGGCACCCATGGGATTTATCGCAACGTCTATCGACATGCCGAGGGCGATTTTATCGTCCGTCAGGGCCGCATCTACCGGGTGCAGCTCAGCGATGCGTCGCGTGGCTGGAGGCTCTACGGCACGGCGAGCCGCGGCTACAAACAACCGATCGCCCTCGACGAAAGCGGCCAGTGGAATACCCATTACGCGGTGCACGGCACTGTAATGGACGGTGGCGGTGCCGGCGGTGGCGCCGTGCTCGGGCATCTGGCCGACGGCATGGACCCGCTCTGGCCCGAGTCCATCCGCCAATGGTTGCCGCGCTGGTGGACCGATCGGCAATTGCGCAGGCAATTGACCCTGACCAACACCGCCGACGCCTATACCCGGCGCCTTGATACCCAGACACGCGCTACCAACCAGTTGCTGGAGAACTACCAGTCACTCGACATTGCCCAGCGCAAGCCACTGCAGGCAGCCGTTGACGCCGCCTGCCGCAATGACATCGAGCTCGCGATCGCCCAATACGACAACCTTGCCGAGCTGTTGCCCCTGAGCCACGGCCACAAGAGCCTGCAGATCAAAGAGATCCACAGCCTTTGTGCATGGATCGTGGTCGACCGCTCCGTGCAACGCGTCACCGTGGCCCGTGACCGCTTGCTTGAGCACCTGAACCGGATCGACGCACTGGTCACCGAGTCCGATGCCACGCGTTTTGACAATATCGCTGCCCATATCAAACTCATGGCCCGGCGCAAGCTGGC harbors:
- a CDS encoding DUF6543 domain-containing protein, encoding MSHALPPATADFGLDQRLQPYVDQTLYLLATARLNECHQQWLDLLAHHSQQPESAWWGARAPGTALSRREHALSLYHLHFEAALQWAGAEGKLDTSQRHRLAQLLTPSNKVAADLRVAQPVLNRVDNSRLRVYGTLLIQLEETLLLYLPAHPQPLMRFQQQTALERWLIDQHPDPLRITSLDFIEFGSDPLTRGFEPLMSSSASTGASRAALDKLFPVAPTRPESAGPTASEVAPFGLLVADIPLDLRLQTLALEQRALDRLFGDADPDSPQRQQQRQRLDALNAARQASHDAASALLDSHHPLTMLELRHATNVHYQALLEARVAGLRAEVEVQRALEQLSVEEHRLVIAMLDAPERNLPTADGVIARVSLAATDEGATAVEELHGVLIIATTAALAPGSTDSLLLYWPGQFGGLQRFASRAALEQDLFKRSPGDGGLTLHLTPLTVDPLVWSLDQQLYLCERQAAQILRDNPLPERADERRAEMEKLREQHLPRLTVPIAQARERAFAERQAQDHSAALAGSLPGWFDNLDTAQRAQIKALINRYLGAMQRAHALLERELPPRQAFAEKRIDARLRADFALKQRVSVSLELPDSTFWRRTVMEAPGPGTPQRNILTASDKRSVVPLEQLAQDNVDQDMWWRLSFMQARISAEDPSDRQSLEAGLNPVYLRKLVTELDLPGRYEELIRLAFFGAPEEPAFQQAWRRECLSEPWRLMLRLQGEFALLQRHIDSAGHAVLKVAIEATTSRAYAADGQRIALLPAHLTVGGEDTAHQGTSTLAGVTFIVEQTSGLTLLYLPDSTDAIFLRQYETLELARMDLFRRCVDSKMVNYLAGRAVSGDFASHVSRINQAQLRNFDALIGVGMAWPATTSLAIHLLNVHMGRLLEAHRGSSRSNDALYLERCALKSGALFNYLKMAIGMLPFVGAAVALYDAWNSANLAVAAFLRGELGHGLAEVEAVLLSLIDAAMDVLPGSVSVPAAARLATRQRQRAALGRSAAIPTSWQWTRQSLERFKGYEYEHEISLAGLHPGTHGIYRNVYRHAEGDFIVRQGRIYRVQLSDASRGWRLYGTASRGYKQPIALDESGQWNTHYAVHGTVMDGGGAGGGAVLGHLADGMDPLWPESIRQWLPRWWTDRQLRRQLTLTNTADAYTRRLDTQTRATNQLLENYQSLDIAQRKPLQAAVDAACRNDIELAIAQYDNLAELLPLSHGHKSLQIKEIHSLCAWIVVDRSVQRVTVARDRLLEHLNRIDALVTESDATRFDNIAAHIKLMARRKLARKDFIKELDHLHAVTEQANLWNNRITHQAHKSKMAADMLAINRKLGDHTHHYLRTAHLLEIITRYDAVADLSWVYFHTQLKNARAKVGRALLTQHHLPEVGASLTQRNRVIEDCLQIYADFRRQLHAWTLGYAQHLDLEQVGPFLDGLSKVEEHARHAIKQRPPIKPKEPGGKQLFETEDNQLLIGTESIDAGTREKRFTVEGIDGFRETWLPRSTGKYHLQAQSTPAAAPLTGDVQPLLTEARKRLAAVPAYSDKVQAYAPQDMLPVDLEHMLGSEATELSTRAQAIERLSPTEPMVRQLHDTAAELRRTGRTLRIDQSMRSKTPTEGYLDYLLQQHVVEIRKEGALRALGKRADGRKDYLQEYEVRDLTSTPPRTLWYAHFHYTSDKVPFTDFVKAHLKLPEQRNLGLQWQQARAAGGAQVEAIWRGDIGKPLGIRHFADL